The following nucleotide sequence is from Pseudobdellovibrionaceae bacterium.
ACGAGCAAAGACAGCTGGCATCAGGACTCGAACCAAGTTTACTTGGAAAAAATATCGAGGATGCTTCCCTTTGACGTGGTTGCGGTTAAGTCGGACAGTTCAGGCCGCAAGGAAAAAGACCGCAAGATTACGGCTGAAGACTCGCGCCTGCTAAAGGTACTGTCCCCTGATGACTGGGTCATTGCCTTTGATGAAAAGGGCAAGACGTTCTCATCCTCCAGAGAGTTCTCCCAATTTTTGGTAAAGAAGTTGGAAATGGGAAAGGCTCGCGTGGTTTTTATTATTGGTGGAGCATTTGGACTCGGGCCTGAGGTTCGGGCGAGAGCCAATGAGTTCATCAGCCTGAGTCCCCTAACCATGAACCACCAGGTCGCAAGCCTTGTCGCCCTTGAGCAGATCTATCGTGCTCTGACGATTTGGAAGGGCATTCCTTATCACAATGAATAATAGCCCTTAGGGTGTTGTCCGGGAGCAATCGGACGGCCGGAGTCCTTGAGCCACTTTTAAAGTAAAATCTGCAAATGGCATTGCTTGCATGAGATGTTCGGCATGTGGAAGTTCAAGCAACTCATCAGATGTTGTCCCCTCTGTGGATGGCTGTGGACAGAGCAGAATGGGCTTTGCAGGAGCTGTTGGTCCTACCTGCTGAACCAGCGACTAAAATCTTTCCAGCAAAACAGAACAATGGATGGAATCCAGACGCGTAGCCTGTTTGATTGGGGAAGTCACAATGATGCGGGTATTCGCCGACTGGTACTTAGCCTCAAGGGCGGAGCGGGTGATAGGGCTCTCTGGAGAGAACTTTCCGTCGCTTTGGCCCGTTCGTGGATAGAAGCTCGCGAAGGCCATGGGTGGGTGATAGTGCCGAGTCCCCCGAGGAAACATGGGCATGAGGACCATGCGGTACTCTTGGCCCGAATGCTTGGGAATCTACTGGGAATTGAAGTCAGACCTGCTCTGCGGAGAAGAGACTCGCGTCGGAGGCAAAAACGACTGGGGAGGCTGGCCCGCCGGGCACAATCCCCTCACGACCAGTTCGAGGTCATTGATCGAGGTAATAAATACAGGCGAGTCTTATTTGTCGACGATGTCGTGACGACGGGGGCTACGGCCACAGGCGCCTGGGAGAGCCTTGGGCGCCCCAAGCACTTTCAGGTTTGGTCCATTGCCCGTAGGCTGTCTTGCCGACCTTGAATGGGTCTGATAAAACCTGATGAATATTAACGCTTAGGGGATGCCAATGATTTTTAAAGCGACAAAATCCATGCCACAGATGATTTTGACTTTGGCTCTGATTCTCATGGTTCCTCTTGCCTGCGCGAGTGCAGCCAAGGACAAAAAAGAAGGGGGCGAGGAGCCCGAGGAGGGGATCAGCCTGATGGCAGGCGAGGAATCCAGTTCTGCGGAGTCTCTGCAAGCGGATGAATCTGAAGAAGGGCCCGCTTCTGCGGCTGAAGTGGAAGTAGACAAAAAGACGAAAAAACAGTTGAAGAAAAGGACTAAAGGGACTGAGAAGGCCAAGGTTCAAGAAACGGAACCTAAGGTCGAGAAAGCCGAACCAGAGATTGCTCCAGAAATCGCATCGATTAAGGAGGTGGTAAAGAAGTATCAAACCACCCGAGCGGTTGGCATGAAGGTTGAAAAGAAAGTTCACCTAGCTCTAATGGACGAAGAAAAGACCGGCAAGGGTCGACTGTGGTACTCAAAGGGACGCTTGAAGATGGCGATCGCCAAACCAGAAGATTCCTTGTTGGTGATGAATGATGACATCATTTGGGTGGTCAGCAAAATGCCAGAAGAGTTTGGCGGCGCCATTCAGGTGACCAAGATGAAGGCGGCCCAGCTAAAGAAGTCCAATGCTCTATTGGCGGTACTTTTTGGCGATGAAGCCGTCTGGGATAGGTTTGAATTGTTGAAATCAGACACGAAGAAGGGCCGCTTGACGGTCGAATTGAAGCCACGGAAGGAAGCTCATCTGGCCGATGTGATGAAAGTAAAAGTTCAGGTAGACAACAAGGCCAAGAAAATTACAGAGATTGCCTATTGGGATGAGTTGGAAAATGAAACTTTGTATAGGTTTTCGGATGTTAAGTTTGGAGTCCGCCTGTCGAGTGGACATTTTAAATACAAGCCTCCGTCAAATGCGGATGTGACGGAAATTTAATCTGAGGTAATGGTGACCGGGCCAAAGCAGAATCGCGGATCTTCAAAAGTTCATTTTGTCAGCCTTGGTTGTCCCAAGAACCTGGTTGATTCCGAAATCATGTTGGGTTCGCTGCTCAGCGAAGGCTATGAGGTTTCGGAAAACCCTGAGGAAGCCGAGACGATTGTCATTAATACCTGTGGTTTTATTGAGGACTCAAAAAAGGAATCCATCGAAAAGATCTTGGAAATGGCGGAACTCAAAAATTCGGGCAAGCTCAGTCGCCTGGTGGTGGCGGGATGCTTAACCCAGAGATATAAAGATGAGCTGGTTGAAGGCTTGCCCGAGGCGGATCTCTTTGTGGGCTCTGGGGAGTTTCAAAACATTGCTCGTATTCTGCGCGAGTCGCGTGCGGGCAACAAAGAAAAACGATTTTATGATCTTCCTACTTATTTGCAGGAAGACTCGGCTCAAAGAATCAACTCCCAACCAAAGCACCGGGCCTATCTTAAGATATCTGAAGGGTGCAAAAAACGCTGTGCCTTTTGTGCCATTCCAATGATTAGAGGCAATCTTCAGTCGCGGCGCTTGGGCGGTATCGTCAGTGAGGCCAAGCTTCTGGTGGCTGGAGGGGTTAAAGAGCTGATAGTGATTTCCCATGACTTTACGGATTATGGCTGGGATCTCAAAAAGCAGTCCCCTGGGGCGATTGAAAACCCCGTGGAGCTGTTGCGGGCTTTGTCGGAGCAGTCGGGTGCCGAGTGGATTAGAGTTCTCTACATGTATCCTGATGGAGCCACGCCGGAGCTGGTGAAGCTCATTAAAGAAAAAGACAATTTGGTTAACTACTTCGATATGCCACTTCAACACATTAATAACAATGTCCTGAAGAGAATGAATCGCCGGATGACAAGAGAGGAAATCGAAGAGGCACTGGAGAGAATTCGCATAGAAATTCCGGATGCAGTTGTCCGTACCCAGTTTATTGTCGGCTATCCCGGCGAAACGGAAGAGGAGTTTGAGGAGCTGCTGGAGTTTGTTCGTCAGCAGGAGTTTGATCGCGTGGGCTGCTTCATGTTTTCCCAAGAGGAAAACACCAAGGCTGGAACTCTTGAGGATCAAGTCGACGAGGGAACAAAGCAACGGCGCTTTGAGCGGCTGATGAAGGTACAAAAAGAGATTAGTCGGCGAAAGCACAAGGCCTTCATAGGTAAAACTATTCGAGTTTTAGTCGAAGGAGTCAGCGAAGAGACGGAATTGCTCCTTCAGGGCCGTCATTCTCAGCAGGCGCCTGAGATCGATGGGGTCACTTACATCAGCAGTGGAGAGGCTCATCCCGGAGACATGGTGGATGTAAAGATCACTGATAGCCACGACTATGATCTGGTCGGGGAGATTGTTGACTGCGACGCAGAAGGCTAAATAGTCGAGACCTCAGGGTTTATTGTTGACAGCACTGGTCATGTCTGGCTCGATTAGAGGAGGGCAGCGGGAGGCAACATGTTATCAGGCAACTTAGTCATGCTGTTTGTCTATTCAGTCGTGATTTTCTTTGTAGTGAACGCTCTCGTTAACTAAATACGACTGTACACGAATCAGACAGTTTATCTTTTCTACCTGTAAAATAGTTTCGGCATTCATAAGTCGTTGAGGTTAGGCTGCTTCTTGGTTATCTCAGATATGCTAGCCGAACCCCTAATTTGACAGAGATCATGCGCCTAATATCCTTAGTGTACCTTATTCTGATTGTTCTATGGGCTGGTCAGGCTCAGGCACTGGATTTTCCGAAGTTGTTTGAGAGCGCCAAGGTCCTGCCTGTCGGGCAAAGCACTTTTTCAGTATCCATGAACTACGCCCCTCTTGATCAGGAGATTAATGGGTCAAGCCTTGATTCTCGCAACACGGAAAGACTTCTTCGCGAGGTCAGTTGGGGGGAATTGATCGCCAATACGCCTGAGGCCAACAGGGGCGCCCTGAAGGAGCTTCAGCAGCAAAGTGGACAAAAGGACTCTGATGTTCTCGCCCGGGAGTATGTTCGCGCCACGGGCTATCGGGTGGCGCTAAAGCCCTTTTGGGGATTTGGTCTGGGCGACAGATGGACCGTTGGGGCCCGGGTGCCGCTTATTATGGAAAGCAGGGATGTGGTGCGCAGGATGGAATGGACTGATGTTCGTCCGAGCGGAATGAACTTACTGGGGCATCAGGCGAGCTCTGGATTGGGTCGAATCCAGGCAGCATCCGTAACTGGTCCAAGCTCGATTGAAGGGTTTGACTCTGGATGGCGGTACCACATTGGCGATGTGGAGATCATGGGTCAATATCTCATGGCTGAGGGGTTGGGATGGGCCTGGGCACTTAGGCAAAAGCTTGTTCTCCCAACCTCACCCCCCCCGGACCCCTACAACCTAGACCCCATTCTCACCAACGAAGGGCAGACAGATTTGGGTTTGGATTCCTTGGTCGAGTGGAGGGTGACAAGGGACTGGAGCCTATTGGCTTCTGCAGGTTATCTGGTTCAGTTACGGGATCGGGTGGCCATGAGGATTCCAGATGACCGTAGAGCTTTTATGCAGGGGGGAGTTGATCGGGATGTTGAGCGCAACGCCGGAGATATCGCGACGGCGGAGCTGCTCCTTCGCTACTCGCTGGGAAAGACCCTGCAGATCAAGGCCGGCTATATGTACTCGGAGAGACAAAAGGATGAATTTCAGGGCAAAGCATTCTCGGCTGACCGATATGCCTATTTGGCCGAAGGCACCGAACAAAAAGTAACAGTGGGACGACTTGGGCTCAGTTATATTCCCAGGGAGCTGACTCGCTTGTGGGCGCGACAGCTGAGGTTGCTGGCGGCACATGTAGAGATGTATTCCCTCATGGCGGCACGTTCGGGATCTCCGGACCCCATCACCGAACTGGGTCTATCCTTCTCCTACTGAGCAAAAATAAAGATGTCTCTGTAATTTCGGCCCTTTTCGTCGGAGTCCATGCCGTACCCGATGACGAACCGATCATCTATGGTCCGGCCTACATAATCCGGCTTAATCGGAAGCTCTCGTCGGGCGGGTTTATCAAGGAGGGCGACAATCTTAAGAGAGGCCGGGCGAGAGGCAATAAGTCTCTGCTCTAAAAAGCTCAAAGTTCTCCCGGCATCAATAATCTCCTCAATTATCAGTACGTGGCGATTAGAGATATCCATTGAAATATCTTTGATGATTTTGACATTTTGACCTCGGGGAGAGGTTAGGTGCACAAAATCCACAGTTTGAGGCAAGCGGATCTTTCTCATCAAATCGGCAACAAACAAAACCGAGCCCTTAAGGGGGCAGATGAGGACGATATCCTTGCCCTGATAATCCTGTTCGATTTCTTCAGCCAGGCGGCCGACCATCTCATCGATCTCAGCCGCAGAAATGTAAGAAATCATATTGTCGCGCAGTTGGCCCATCTTTTACCTCAAAGGTTTAATAAGTCAGAATTTTTTGTCACTTCCACAGACTGAGCCTGGGCCAAAAGCCGTTTGGCCTCTGGGTGTTCAGGTTCGCGCTGAATAACAGCTTCCCATTGGGCCACCGCCTCGGGCACCTGTCCGGAATCATAAAAAAGCTGTCCCAACCGAATACGAGCTGTAACAAATGCGGGGAAGTCGCGAACGAGATTTCGCAGCTCTTTAATAGCCTTGGTGAAATCCTCAAGCTTAACGAAGCACTCGGCAATTTTCATGGTCAATTCCGGTTTGCGCGCGGATAGACTTAGGGCTTTAAAGTACTGTTCAAGTCCTTCCTTGGTGCGACCATATCGGCAGTAAAGCTCGCCCAGCTCATCATGTTTGATGGCCAACTTTTCGTTGATATAAGGATCGGAATCGGTCTTTTGCCGATCTAACATAGCCTGGGCTTCTTCAAAAACTTTTCGGCCCTCGTCATAACGGCCAAGGTCATTGAGAATAATGCTCAGGCCAATAGACGCATCTGTGAAAGAGGGCTGAATCTCCAGGGCCCGTCGAAAGGCGCGAATGGCTTTATTGAACTTGCCTTGATCGTAGTAGATGGTGCCAAGCATGTGAAAGATATCAGCAGTCTTGGTGCCCCTGAGGATGAGCTGATTCAGCAGCGGTTCAGCGGCCGAGTATTTATTGAGCTTAAAATGCTCCTTGGCCGCGCTAAGAAGCTCGTCTTGGTTATCGCTGTAATTCATTGCCAATTTCATCCTTTAGTTTTTTGGCTTCGCTGGAGTCTGGGTGCTGTGAAATTAACCGATCGTACAAAGAGCGGGCCTTAGGCAAATCCTTTAACTTGAAGGAGCTAAAGGCGGCGCCGTAAAGAGCTCTGGGTTCATAGCCCAAATTTGGGTACTCGGCTAACAAATCTTCGAAGCGGCCAAGAGCACTGTCGAACTGGTCTCGGGAAAAATAGAAATCAGCTATGTACAGTTCTTTGTTGGCAAGCTTTTTCAAGCAGGCCGTTTTGTGTTCGTTGGCTTTGGTGACAAACTCACTTCGAGGAAAGGATTGAATCACCTCATTGAAATAAAGAATCGCCTTCCCCGCTAAGGAGAGGTCCCGGTCAATCGTTTCAGGAAGCTGATTGTAGTAGCTCATGGCGAGGCGAAAAGTGACGTAGTCTATCTTAGGGTGACGGGGATGAAAGTCCTTAAAAATCTGATAAGCACTTTGAGACTCAATATAACTTTCTCGTTTATAGTGAATGTCCGCCACACGAAGTTCGGCTTCCAAAGCCAGTTTGCTGTAGGGGTGTTTATTCTTGACGTCCATGTATTGTGCGATGGCCTCTTCATAGCGCTCGTCTTTTTCAAAGCGCTGGGCGTACTCGAACGAACCCTCGGCCGTATTGGCGTCAATCTTTTCGGATGTTGAACAGGAGGAGACAAGGGCAAGGGCTAATAAGGCTGTAAACCATGACAGAGTTTTCATAGAGGGCAGTCTAATGTTCGGCGGGTCACTAAGTCAATAGAGATGGAGCTTCCGGGTGCCCCCCATTTGCTCCTAAAGCCCTGATAATACAAAGATTTTAAGTTCTAAATCCAGTCAAATGAAGGTAGACGCTGGTTATAGTCACCTTAAGGGCGCTGGCGACAGGGATCGAAATCAGCATTCCCAGGACGCCCATGAGCTGTGCTCCGATGATAATCGCAATAACCACCGTAATTGGGTGGAGATCGACGATTTTGGCCACCACCATGGGAATGAGAAAAAGGGCATCCACAATCTGTGCGGCAAGGTAGACCATCATAACTAAAAACAGGCCGAGAGTGGATTCGCCGTTAATCAGGGCGATGATCAGGGCCGGGACGGCGCCAATGAATGGGCCAATATAGGGAATCAGGTTGGTGAGGGCGGCGAATATTGCCAAAAGCGTTGCGTACCTGGCGCCGAGAACAAACAGTCCTACCCAAACGACCACGCCAACAAAGGCAGCCTCCAGAAGTCTGGCGCGAACAAACTGACCGATTTGGCCATTAATCTGGGAATATAGATTTAGCACCATTTCAAATATATTATTTGGGACCATGGCGAGAAGAATTTTTGAAAACGTTCGACCGTCTTTGAGGAGAAAAAAGGCAAAAAACGGAGCCAGAATAAGAGTGGTAAACAGCTTAGTGACCAAGGTGGGGAGATCTTCAAAAATCGAGGACGTCCAGCCGAGAAGGGTGGTCTCTACCTGATCACTGATGTCGACAGTAAACAGCGTGCCGGAAAATGAGGCCAGCCGCTCCTCTGTGTCTTCGATCATGCGGATAGTCCCCTCAATATACTTGGGCAGCTCTGACTTGAGGCTTGTTACCTGATCAGAGATAAATGGGAAAGTGGCTGAAACTAACCCTCCAAACAAAAGGGTCACCAAAGCAAATACTATAATAATGGCAAGAATTCGGTGGATACCCTTTCGCTCGAGAAAATTAACCACGGGGCTTAGCATATAGCTAAACACAAAGGCTAAAAGCGACGAAACCAACATGTTCTCAACGGTTAAGAGGATAACAAAGAAAAGACCGATCACGCCAAGGAAGGAAACCAAGCGGATCAACTGCTCGCGCTGCAGGCGGCGGGCAAAAGTGGTTTTTGACGTCATTCCTGATCCTGTTGATTCAGATTTCGAATTTCCCTTCTCAGGCGGGTGACTTTGTCGGCGGTTTCCTTCAGTCGTCGACCGAGAACTTCGCCAAGGCGACCTAAAATCTTCACCCCAGTCGAGGGGTTGCGCTCTACAATTTCCATAAGGTCGGGCTTGAAGAATCCAATCAGCGTTGTCTCTTCGCAGGCGACAGCGGTTGCCGTCCGACGCCCCTTCTCTTCAACCAATGAAAGTTCGCCAAAAAAATCCCCTGGCCCGAGACGGGTAATATGGACAGTGCCGGCATCCCTGTCTTGGACCTGAGGGTCTTCGACAAAAATGTCCACCGTTCCCCGGGCTAAGATATACATACCAATTCCGATTTCGCCTTGCTTGAAAACGGTCTCGCCCGGATGGAAGGTTCTTACGTGGACAAGGTC
It contains:
- a CDS encoding 23S rRNA (pseudouridine(1915)-N(3))-methyltransferase RlmH; this translates as MRAALLFVQTSKDSWHQDSNQVYLEKISRMLPFDVVAVKSDSSGRKEKDRKITAEDSRLLKVLSPDDWVIAFDEKGKTFSSSREFSQFLVKKLEMGKARVVFIIGGAFGLGPEVRARANEFISLSPLTMNHQVASLVALEQIYRALTIWKGIPYHNE
- a CDS encoding outer membrane lipoprotein carrier protein LolA; translation: MIFKATKSMPQMILTLALILMVPLACASAAKDKKEGGEEPEEGISLMAGEESSSAESLQADESEEGPASAAEVEVDKKTKKQLKKRTKGTEKAKVQETEPKVEKAEPEIAPEIASIKEVVKKYQTTRAVGMKVEKKVHLALMDEEKTGKGRLWYSKGRLKMAIAKPEDSLLVMNDDIIWVVSKMPEEFGGAIQVTKMKAAQLKKSNALLAVLFGDEAVWDRFELLKSDTKKGRLTVELKPRKEAHLADVMKVKVQVDNKAKKITEIAYWDELENETLYRFSDVKFGVRLSSGHFKYKPPSNADVTEI
- the rimO gene encoding 30S ribosomal protein S12 methylthiotransferase RimO gives rise to the protein MVTGPKQNRGSSKVHFVSLGCPKNLVDSEIMLGSLLSEGYEVSENPEEAETIVINTCGFIEDSKKESIEKILEMAELKNSGKLSRLVVAGCLTQRYKDELVEGLPEADLFVGSGEFQNIARILRESRAGNKEKRFYDLPTYLQEDSAQRINSQPKHRAYLKISEGCKKRCAFCAIPMIRGNLQSRRLGGIVSEAKLLVAGGVKELIVISHDFTDYGWDLKKQSPGAIENPVELLRALSEQSGAEWIRVLYMYPDGATPELVKLIKEKDNLVNYFDMPLQHINNNVLKRMNRRMTREEIEEALERIRIEIPDAVVRTQFIVGYPGETEEEFEELLEFVRQQEFDRVGCFMFSQEENTKAGTLEDQVDEGTKQRRFERLMKVQKEISRRKHKAFIGKTIRVLVEGVSEETELLLQGRHSQQAPEIDGVTYISSGEAHPGDMVDVKITDSHDYDLVGEIVDCDAEG
- the hpt gene encoding hypoxanthine phosphoribosyltransferase produces the protein MGQLRDNMISYISAAEIDEMVGRLAEEIEQDYQGKDIVLICPLKGSVLFVADLMRKIRLPQTVDFVHLTSPRGQNVKIIKDISMDISNRHVLIIEEIIDAGRTLSFLEQRLIASRPASLKIVALLDKPARRELPIKPDYVGRTIDDRFVIGYGMDSDEKGRNYRDIFIFAQ
- a CDS encoding tetratricopeptide repeat protein, with product MNYSDNQDELLSAAKEHFKLNKYSAAEPLLNQLILRGTKTADIFHMLGTIYYDQGKFNKAIRAFRRALEIQPSFTDASIGLSIILNDLGRYDEGRKVFEEAQAMLDRQKTDSDPYINEKLAIKHDELGELYCRYGRTKEGLEQYFKALSLSARKPELTMKIAECFVKLEDFTKAIKELRNLVRDFPAFVTARIRLGQLFYDSGQVPEAVAQWEAVIQREPEHPEAKRLLAQAQSVEVTKNSDLLNL
- the bamD gene encoding outer membrane protein assembly factor BamD, with protein sequence MKTLSWFTALLALALVSSCSTSEKIDANTAEGSFEYAQRFEKDERYEEAIAQYMDVKNKHPYSKLALEAELRVADIHYKRESYIESQSAYQIFKDFHPRHPKIDYVTFRLAMSYYNQLPETIDRDLSLAGKAILYFNEVIQSFPRSEFVTKANEHKTACLKKLANKELYIADFYFSRDQFDSALGRFEDLLAEYPNLGYEPRALYGAAFSSFKLKDLPKARSLYDRLISQHPDSSEAKKLKDEIGNELQR
- a CDS encoding AI-2E family transporter, coding for MTSKTTFARRLQREQLIRLVSFLGVIGLFFVILLTVENMLVSSLLAFVFSYMLSPVVNFLERKGIHRILAIIIVFALVTLLFGGLVSATFPFISDQVTSLKSELPKYIEGTIRMIEDTEERLASFSGTLFTVDISDQVETTLLGWTSSIFEDLPTLVTKLFTTLILAPFFAFFLLKDGRTFSKILLAMVPNNIFEMVLNLYSQINGQIGQFVRARLLEAAFVGVVVWVGLFVLGARYATLLAIFAALTNLIPYIGPFIGAVPALIIALINGESTLGLFLVMMVYLAAQIVDALFLIPMVVAKIVDLHPITVVIAIIIGAQLMGVLGMLISIPVASALKVTITSVYLHLTGFRT
- a CDS encoding cyclic nucleotide-binding domain-containing protein, whose translation is MVNTLWDNIFRRAEERNDVSQVLGRNFLFESLSKKELQFLRDLVHVRTFHPGETVFKQGEIGIGMYILARGTVDIFVEDPQVQDRDAGTVHITRLGPGDFFGELSLVEEKGRRTATAVACEETTLIGFFKPDLMEIVERNPSTGVKILGRLGEVLGRRLKETADKVTRLRREIRNLNQQDQE